In the genome of Streptomyces sp. NBC_00190, one region contains:
- a CDS encoding GNAT family N-acetyltransferase, with translation MSEDRLTSWVKQWIDGWTVSRGAADPVEEPWGWTIAVGLSKEVARHVVPVPAEADVRKLAATAPQGTWLKLFAPDDVVRPWAGDEWQTGIAGFLMTLPLAAASAGRPPAGYTVTTWTRGGVIKALVRTGDGRLAARGQVGLADRTAVADQIETAPDQRRQGLGGLVMRTLQNAAWEAGARDGVLVGTPDGKALYEALGWTLRSPMASLTRRAD, from the coding sequence GTGTCCGAGGACAGGCTCACCAGCTGGGTGAAGCAGTGGATCGACGGCTGGACCGTCTCACGCGGCGCGGCCGACCCGGTCGAGGAACCGTGGGGGTGGACCATCGCCGTGGGGCTGTCGAAGGAAGTCGCCCGGCACGTGGTGCCCGTGCCCGCGGAGGCCGACGTCCGCAAACTGGCCGCCACCGCCCCGCAGGGCACCTGGCTCAAGCTCTTCGCCCCGGACGATGTGGTGCGACCCTGGGCGGGGGACGAGTGGCAGACGGGCATCGCAGGCTTCCTGATGACCCTGCCACTCGCCGCGGCGTCCGCCGGGCGGCCGCCGGCCGGGTACACCGTGACGACTTGGACGCGGGGTGGGGTGATCAAAGCCCTGGTCCGCACCGGGGACGGGCGGCTGGCCGCGAGGGGCCAAGTGGGCCTGGCCGACCGCACCGCGGTGGCGGACCAGATCGAGACCGCCCCGGACCAGCGACGCCAGGGCCTGGGTGGCCTGGTGATGCGCACGCTGCAGAACGCCGCGTGGGAGGCAGGGGCGCGGGACGGGGTACTGGTGGGCACGCCCGACGGCAAGGCCTTGTACGAGGCTCTGGGCTGGACCCTCCGCTCCCCAATGGCCAGCCTGACCCGCCGGGCAGACTGA
- a CDS encoding PKD domain-containing protein has translation MRPTRMTVLLTAGLVTLLGIPAVAAAETPTDLYVNNGQGSGCRDSGAGTQDVPFCSISAAAKVVKPGQTVRIVSGADIDEAVTIDRSGDPGKPITFTTDARDGSRGWADLHQPLTISGASHVVLRGVDATKGVTVSRSDDVVLERISGSNNGGLAVGEGSTDVRAIRSGLARVRIDGGSQRTVLSRNLIGFGENAASTLTVVDAPGTVITNNSISGECGPIVSVGGGSTGSALFNNVLNSIIVSGCRAPKEPLGGIAVAQAAAAGTRTDYNLITGNPGLTMVPYNWSGTGYRTLAEFQAASGQGAHDILTPSRDGVGLIEGSPTIDSADATAPGVLLTDRYENPAVDDPRVPNTGKDGGHLDRGADEFSDIMSAVEPMELDETWAPVGTKVTVKAATNSRWPTALVYTVDFGDGTAPVVTRQGDADHITAAHVYTSPCDCAVKVTAVNGIGTKVSASRSTKVAPAGPLTAAFTATAVLPRWDDPKGGTPLTFAVDPSATAAPWQVSGVDVDFGDGASQHVDSLQAVRHTYPAFGDYKVSVTVTDVKGTKSTSSRSVKVDYAPSGYVATEPFRLLDTRTTHTPLQGGEPLAVQLPTGTAVPGHELSAGMTAAVLNVTVTDSTEDAHLTVWPAGQTPPASSNVNVAAGGTSSNTVTVPVGLAGKVLAQLNSGRASVIVDFLGYYQPNIGQRFTPLPPTRLLDTRTTGAPLAESVFFTVKVAGLAGIPADATAVALNLTSTGATSNSHVVVYPDPAHQAATSNLNPEPGKDKSNQVIVPVGPQGTVALNINTGSTHVILDAVGYYGKDGKTLFTPTVPRRLADTRSTGKVAPGTATTVSGLPADAVGAVLNVTATDSTAPTFLTAYGYGATRPEASSLNTRPGATVPNHVTTPVGDGGRVSIWNSYGGSTHVITDLLGYFTKG, from the coding sequence GTGCGCCCTACTCGTATGACCGTCCTGCTCACCGCGGGCCTTGTCACCCTCCTCGGTATACCGGCGGTTGCCGCCGCCGAGACCCCGACGGACCTGTATGTGAACAACGGGCAAGGCTCCGGATGCAGGGATTCCGGAGCGGGGACGCAGGACGTCCCGTTCTGCTCGATCTCGGCGGCGGCCAAGGTGGTCAAGCCGGGACAGACCGTGCGGATCGTTTCGGGTGCCGACATCGACGAGGCCGTCACGATCGACCGCTCCGGAGATCCGGGCAAGCCGATCACCTTCACCACCGATGCACGTGACGGCTCCCGGGGCTGGGCGGATCTGCACCAGCCGCTGACCATCAGCGGTGCCTCCCACGTCGTGCTCCGCGGGGTGGATGCCACAAAGGGTGTCACGGTCAGCCGTTCCGACGACGTCGTACTGGAGCGGATCTCCGGTAGTAACAACGGCGGTCTCGCCGTCGGCGAAGGGAGCACGGATGTACGTGCCATCCGGAGCGGCCTGGCCCGGGTCCGGATCGACGGTGGCTCCCAGCGCACCGTGCTCAGCCGCAACCTCATCGGGTTCGGCGAAAACGCGGCCTCGACGCTCACCGTCGTCGATGCACCCGGCACCGTCATCACCAACAACAGCATCAGCGGGGAGTGCGGGCCGATCGTCTCCGTGGGCGGCGGCTCGACCGGCTCCGCCCTGTTCAACAACGTGCTCAACAGCATCATCGTGAGCGGGTGCAGGGCGCCCAAGGAGCCGCTGGGCGGCATCGCGGTGGCGCAGGCCGCGGCGGCGGGCACCCGGACCGACTACAACCTGATCACCGGTAATCCCGGGCTCACCATGGTCCCTTACAACTGGTCCGGCACGGGCTATCGGACACTGGCCGAGTTCCAGGCCGCGAGCGGCCAGGGCGCGCACGACATCCTGACCCCGTCGCGCGACGGCGTCGGCTTGATCGAGGGCTCGCCCACCATCGATTCCGCCGACGCAACGGCTCCGGGCGTCCTGCTGACCGACCGGTACGAGAATCCGGCTGTGGACGACCCGCGTGTTCCGAACACCGGCAAGGACGGCGGGCATCTGGACCGGGGCGCCGACGAGTTTTCGGACATCATGAGTGCCGTCGAGCCGATGGAACTCGACGAGACCTGGGCGCCGGTGGGCACCAAAGTGACGGTGAAGGCCGCCACGAACAGCCGCTGGCCCACGGCGCTGGTCTACACCGTGGACTTCGGCGACGGAACCGCTCCTGTGGTCACCCGGCAGGGCGACGCCGACCACATCACCGCTGCCCACGTCTACACCTCGCCCTGCGACTGCGCGGTCAAGGTGACGGCGGTCAACGGCATCGGGACTAAGGTCTCGGCCTCACGGTCGACCAAGGTGGCCCCGGCAGGCCCGCTGACCGCCGCTTTCACCGCCACGGCCGTCCTGCCGCGGTGGGACGACCCGAAGGGTGGCACCCCGCTGACCTTCGCTGTCGACCCCTCGGCCACCGCGGCACCGTGGCAGGTGTCAGGCGTGGACGTGGACTTCGGTGACGGCGCCTCCCAGCACGTCGACAGCCTTCAAGCGGTCCGGCACACCTACCCCGCCTTCGGCGACTACAAGGTGAGCGTCACCGTAACCGACGTCAAAGGCACCAAGTCCACCTCCAGCCGGAGCGTAAAGGTCGATTACGCGCCGTCCGGCTACGTGGCCACCGAGCCCTTCCGCCTCCTGGACACCCGCACCACCCACACCCCGCTCCAGGGCGGCGAACCCCTGGCCGTACAACTGCCCACGGGCACCGCCGTACCGGGTCACGAACTTTCGGCGGGTATGACCGCAGCCGTCCTGAACGTGACCGTGACCGACTCCACCGAGGACGCCCACCTCACCGTCTGGCCGGCGGGCCAGACGCCCCCCGCGAGCTCGAACGTGAACGTCGCCGCGGGCGGCACCTCGTCCAATACGGTCACCGTCCCCGTCGGTCTCGCAGGCAAGGTGCTGGCGCAGCTCAACTCGGGCCGGGCGTCGGTCATCGTGGACTTCCTCGGCTACTACCAGCCCAACATCGGTCAGCGCTTCACCCCGCTGCCCCCGACCCGCCTCCTGGACACCCGCACCACGGGCGCTCCGCTGGCCGAAAGCGTATTCTTCACCGTCAAAGTCGCGGGTCTTGCCGGGATTCCGGCCGATGCCACCGCCGTCGCGCTCAACCTGACAAGCACCGGCGCCACGAGCAACTCGCACGTCGTCGTCTATCCGGACCCGGCGCATCAAGCCGCGACGTCGAACCTCAACCCGGAGCCGGGCAAGGACAAGTCGAACCAGGTGATCGTCCCCGTAGGTCCGCAGGGCACCGTCGCGCTCAACATCAACACCGGCTCCACCCACGTGATCCTCGACGCGGTCGGCTACTACGGCAAGGACGGCAAGACGCTCTTCACGCCGACCGTCCCGCGCCGCCTGGCCGACACCCGCAGCACCGGCAAGGTGGCCCCCGGTACCGCCACCACGGTCTCGGGCCTGCCGGCGGATGCTGTCGGTGCGGTCCTCAACGTCACCGCGACCGATTCCACGGCCCCGACCTTCCTGACCGCGTACGGGTACGGCGCCACCCGCCCCGAGGCGAGCAGCCTCAACACCCGCCCCGGCGCAACCGTGCCGAACCACGTCACCACCCCGGTCGGCGACGGCGGCCGCGTCAGCATCTGGAACAGCTACGGCGGCTCCACCCACGTGATCACGGACCTGCTCGGCTACTTCACCAAGGGCTGA
- a CDS encoding MarR family winged helix-turn-helix transcriptional regulator: MEQSTPAAGKDPAAAGQEASVPVPAAASGGPISHAIFRLARLHRMYAGQLLRRIGLHPGQELVMMHLWELGPQRQADLVRLLDSDAATMTRTVQRLEQAGFVRRRPSPTDKRASLIEPTAASHALRREVEQSWSQLEDLVAAGLTPDERTEALHTLERLEHNLVQAAADPGCAGTER; this comes from the coding sequence ATGGAACAGTCCACACCGGCGGCCGGGAAGGATCCCGCGGCAGCCGGACAGGAGGCCAGCGTTCCGGTGCCGGCCGCGGCCAGCGGCGGGCCCATCAGTCACGCGATCTTCCGCCTGGCCCGGCTGCACCGCATGTACGCCGGACAGCTCCTGCGCCGCATCGGCCTGCACCCGGGCCAGGAGCTGGTCATGATGCACTTGTGGGAACTCGGCCCCCAGCGCCAGGCCGACCTGGTGCGACTGCTGGACTCAGACGCTGCAACCATGACCCGCACCGTCCAGCGCCTGGAGCAGGCCGGCTTCGTCCGCCGCCGCCCTTCACCCACCGACAAGCGCGCGTCCCTCATTGAACCCACAGCCGCCAGCCACGCCCTGCGCCGCGAGGTCGAACAGAGCTGGAGCCAACTCGAAGACCTGGTTGCCGCAGGCCTGACCCCCGACGAGCGCACCGAGGCCCTGCACACCCTGGAACGCCTGGAACACAACCTCGTCCAGGCCGCCGCCGATCCCGGATGCGCAGGGACGGAGCGCTAG
- a CDS encoding alkene reductase: protein MTTAFDPIVLGGKPLASRIAMAPMTRSRAYGPGAEPTELMAEYYAQRASAGLIVTEGIQPSPVGQGYTDTPGLHTPGQVAAWRTVTDAVHREGGVIFAQLMHTGRIGHPSLLPDGLVPVAPSAVAAKGQVYTHEGPKDFVTPKELSEAEIRQTINDFAHAALGAVEAGFDGVELHGANGYLIHQFLAPTTNLRTDAWGGTVEGRIRFAVEVTAAVAAAVGSHRVGLRISPGNPFNDIAEPRPAEVYEALLDKLADMDLAYLHLMEGPDRDLTARLRKTWTGTFVLNPFTYPEVTGPEALKLIEDGTADMVAYGALFLANPDLPRRLAADGPFNAPDASTFYGGDHRGYTDYPTLDV, encoded by the coding sequence ATGACCACTGCTTTCGATCCGATCGTTCTGGGCGGCAAGCCCCTGGCCAGCCGTATCGCGATGGCGCCGATGACCCGCAGCCGCGCGTACGGGCCCGGCGCGGAGCCGACCGAGCTGATGGCGGAGTACTACGCGCAGCGCGCCAGCGCGGGACTGATCGTCACCGAGGGCATCCAGCCCTCGCCGGTCGGCCAGGGCTACACCGACACCCCCGGCCTGCACACGCCCGGGCAGGTGGCGGCGTGGCGGACGGTGACCGACGCGGTCCACCGCGAGGGCGGGGTGATCTTCGCGCAGCTGATGCACACCGGCCGGATCGGCCACCCCAGCCTGCTGCCCGATGGCCTGGTGCCGGTCGCGCCGTCGGCCGTGGCCGCCAAGGGCCAGGTCTACACCCACGAGGGACCGAAGGACTTCGTGACGCCGAAGGAGCTGAGCGAGGCGGAGATCCGGCAAACGATCAACGACTTCGCCCACGCGGCCCTCGGCGCCGTCGAGGCCGGGTTCGACGGCGTAGAGCTCCACGGCGCGAACGGCTACCTCATCCACCAGTTCCTCGCCCCCACCACGAACCTGCGCACCGACGCCTGGGGCGGCACGGTCGAGGGCCGGATCCGCTTCGCCGTCGAGGTCACCGCGGCCGTGGCCGCAGCGGTCGGCAGCCATCGGGTGGGCCTGCGCATCTCGCCCGGCAACCCGTTCAACGACATCGCCGAGCCCCGCCCGGCCGAGGTGTACGAGGCGCTGCTGGACAAGCTCGCCGACATGGACTTGGCCTATCTGCACCTGATGGAAGGTCCGGACCGCGACCTCACCGCACGGCTGCGCAAGACATGGACCGGCACGTTCGTCCTCAACCCGTTCACCTACCCCGAGGTCACCGGCCCCGAGGCGCTGAAGCTGATCGAGGACGGGACGGCGGACATGGTCGCCTACGGGGCGCTGTTCCTGGCCAACCCCGATCTGCCGCGCCGCCTGGCCGCCGACGGCCCGTTCAACGCCCCGGATGCGTCCACGTTCTACGGCGGCGACCACCGCGGCTACACCGACTACCCGACTCTCGACGTCTGA
- a CDS encoding NADP-dependent oxidoreductase, translating to MSTAITFSEYGAPEALRPMEVTPPEPGPGQVRIKVKAASVNPLDLKIRSGLMAKIAPARFPVIPGLDAAGVVDAVGEGADGTVGDEVLGATVDGSYSEYALLERPVAKPASLSWETAASLVTVGQTAHRVLGQLGVEAGQTLLIHGAAGSVGYIAVQLAAARGITVIGTVGDKDIERVTALGATAVRYGDGWMERVEAAAPGGVDFVFDASGVGVLPDSVALTGDAAKVITIADMSAQQHGVRFSAGTGDRGGQALPELVQLAADGRLTVPVWRTYPLAEAAQAHADLEAHRNQGKAVLLP from the coding sequence ATGTCCACTGCGATCACTTTCTCCGAGTACGGCGCGCCCGAGGCGCTGCGGCCGATGGAGGTCACCCCGCCTGAGCCCGGCCCGGGCCAGGTCCGGATCAAGGTCAAGGCCGCCTCGGTGAACCCGCTCGACTTGAAGATCCGGTCCGGTCTGATGGCCAAGATCGCCCCCGCGCGTTTCCCGGTGATCCCGGGTCTGGACGCGGCCGGTGTCGTCGACGCGGTCGGCGAGGGAGCCGACGGGACCGTCGGGGATGAGGTCCTCGGTGCCACCGTCGACGGCAGCTACAGCGAGTACGCCCTGCTGGAGCGGCCGGTGGCCAAGCCCGCATCCCTGTCGTGGGAGACCGCCGCGTCGCTGGTCACGGTCGGCCAGACCGCACACCGTGTTCTCGGCCAGCTGGGCGTCGAGGCGGGCCAGACCCTGCTCATCCACGGCGCCGCCGGCAGCGTCGGCTACATCGCCGTACAGCTGGCCGCCGCCCGCGGCATCACCGTCATCGGCACCGTGGGCGACAAGGACATCGAGCGCGTCACGGCCCTCGGAGCCACCGCCGTCCGCTACGGCGACGGCTGGATGGAACGGGTCGAGGCCGCCGCGCCGGGCGGGGTGGACTTCGTCTTCGACGCCTCCGGCGTCGGCGTGCTCCCCGACTCCGTCGCCCTGACCGGCGATGCGGCCAAGGTCATCACCATCGCCGACATGTCCGCCCAGCAGCACGGCGTACGCTTCAGCGCCGGCACCGGCGACCGGGGCGGCCAGGCCCTGCCAGAGCTGGTACAGCTGGCCGCCGACGGGCGGCTCACCGTCCCGGTCTGGCGAACCTACCCTCTGGCCGAGGCCGCCCAGGCGCACGCCGACCTGGAAGCCCACCGCAACCAGGGCAAGGCCGTCCTCCTGCCCTGA
- a CDS encoding winged helix-turn-helix transcriptional regulator, which yields MSCTRTTGDRTRWSWLPAPPDSANSAPAIALIRTKMLADRLRELLDAGVVNHGQLPSGPAIYTLTPDSRALMPAP from the coding sequence ATGAGCTGTACCCGCACGACAGGAGACCGAACGCGATGGTCCTGGCTGCCCGCCCCGCCCGATTCGGCGAACTCGGCACCCGCCATCGCCCTCATCAGGACCAAGATGCTCGCCGACCGGCTGCGCGAACTCCTCGACGCCGGCGTCGTCAACCACGGCCAGCTCCCATCTGGGCCCGCCATCTACACCCTCACTCCCGACAGCCGGGCCCTGATGCCCGCCCCGTAA
- a CDS encoding alpha/beta fold hydrolase yields MSERTLPEATYARTVLGSGPGLALAHGAGSSIADTYGPILEGLAARHTVVGVDYPGSGHTPRSTTPLQLDDLADQLVAAAVAEGLNTFALHGYSLGGPVAIRAAARHPERVAALVLTATFPHRDNHLVLATSIWRKLAESGDRELLAEYLTMMAVGADALEAIPDDQLQQALAFTAASIADGTPEHAELAPRIDVRDDLAHIKAPTLVISTVQDGFTSTRLHRQLADGIPGAKLVEILTGHLPMVERPEEWQQLITDFLAEHDA; encoded by the coding sequence ATGTCCGAGCGCACCCTTCCCGAAGCGACGTACGCCCGCACCGTCCTGGGCTCCGGCCCCGGCCTCGCCCTCGCCCACGGTGCCGGCAGCAGCATCGCCGACACCTACGGCCCGATCCTGGAAGGCCTCGCCGCCCGCCACACCGTCGTAGGCGTCGACTACCCCGGCAGCGGCCACACACCCCGCTCCACCACCCCACTGCAGCTCGACGACCTCGCCGACCAGCTCGTCGCCGCTGCCGTCGCCGAAGGCCTGAACACCTTCGCCCTGCACGGCTACTCCCTCGGCGGCCCCGTCGCCATCCGCGCCGCCGCCCGCCACCCCGAGCGCGTCGCCGCCCTCGTGCTGACCGCCACCTTCCCCCACCGCGACAACCACCTCGTCCTCGCCACCTCGATCTGGCGCAAGCTGGCCGAATCCGGCGACCGCGAACTGCTCGCCGAGTACCTCACGATGATGGCCGTCGGCGCCGACGCCTTGGAGGCGATACCGGACGACCAGCTCCAGCAAGCCCTCGCCTTCACCGCCGCCAGCATCGCCGACGGCACCCCTGAGCACGCCGAACTCGCCCCCCGGATCGACGTCCGCGACGACCTGGCACACATCAAGGCGCCCACCTTGGTCATCTCCACCGTCCAGGACGGGTTCACCTCGACCCGCCTGCACCGCCAGCTTGCCGACGGCATCCCCGGCGCCAAGCTCGTGGAGATCCTCACCGGCCACCTGCCCATGGTCGAGCGGCCCGAGGAATGGCAGCAGCTCATCACCGACTTCCTCGCCGAGCACGACGCCTGA
- a CDS encoding FAD-binding oxidoreductase: MNDFSRRKMLKATAVAGASAVVAQGITATEAHGASAVNEASKSAKCPPAKLTGRIVRPDNPGYTDARLGWDQLISRYPLVIVFAQNTQDVVNALTWARQNDVALRVRSGRHNTEGWSNIDNGLVIDISELKSVRIDSAARVATVGAGLNQLEAVTTLAEQNFAVTTGTEGSVGLSGATLGGGLGFLTRWIGMACDSLIGAEVVVAEGAECAKVVKADLHNNPDLLWALRGAGNGNFGIVTSLTYKVAPLRSVTYLQATWDGIGDLSRIFEAYQRTAPYTDDRLGTQLEIHRNQILLFGVLAEGTPAEAKKLLAPILSVDSPQVSVQVGNWGDVYAGFQIPIADEPANWKFFSQFARKPFPRKAIDVISSFMRDAPTDDSNFFVQAFGGAVRKSPRGGTAFPHRDALFYSEPGAGWGTRSDQPGVCDPLTSQAQAWIAEFSQALRPYVDGAYVNVANIGMQDWETAYWGSNFDRLRTIKAEYDPHNVFKYEQSIPPASR, encoded by the coding sequence ATGAACGACTTTTCCCGTCGTAAAATGCTCAAGGCGACGGCAGTCGCCGGCGCCAGTGCGGTCGTCGCGCAGGGCATCACGGCCACCGAGGCCCACGGTGCGAGCGCGGTGAACGAGGCGTCCAAGAGCGCGAAGTGCCCGCCGGCGAAGCTGACCGGCCGCATCGTCCGCCCCGACAACCCCGGATACACGGACGCACGCCTCGGCTGGGACCAGCTCATCTCTCGCTATCCGCTGGTCATCGTCTTCGCCCAGAACACGCAGGACGTGGTCAACGCCCTGACGTGGGCACGGCAGAACGACGTCGCGCTACGGGTCCGCAGCGGCCGCCACAACACTGAGGGCTGGTCGAACATCGACAACGGCCTCGTGATCGACATCAGCGAGCTGAAGTCGGTCCGCATCGACAGCGCCGCCCGTGTCGCGACGGTCGGCGCCGGACTCAACCAGCTGGAAGCGGTGACCACGCTCGCGGAGCAGAACTTCGCGGTGACGACCGGGACCGAAGGCAGCGTGGGCCTGTCCGGGGCGACACTCGGCGGCGGTCTCGGCTTCCTCACCCGCTGGATCGGCATGGCCTGCGACAGCCTGATCGGTGCCGAGGTCGTCGTTGCGGAAGGCGCCGAGTGCGCCAAGGTGGTCAAGGCCGATCTGCACAACAACCCGGACCTGCTCTGGGCGCTGCGGGGAGCCGGGAACGGCAACTTCGGGATCGTCACCTCACTCACCTACAAAGTGGCCCCACTGAGGAGCGTCACGTATTTGCAGGCCACTTGGGACGGAATCGGCGACCTGTCCAGGATCTTCGAGGCCTATCAGCGTACTGCGCCGTACACGGACGACCGCCTCGGCACCCAGCTCGAAATTCACCGGAACCAGATCCTGCTGTTTGGGGTCCTCGCGGAAGGAACACCCGCGGAGGCGAAGAAGCTGCTGGCCCCGATCCTGTCGGTCGACAGCCCCCAGGTGTCGGTGCAGGTAGGGAACTGGGGCGACGTGTACGCGGGCTTCCAGATCCCGATCGCGGACGAACCCGCGAACTGGAAGTTCTTCTCGCAGTTCGCCAGAAAGCCGTTCCCGAGGAAGGCGATCGATGTGATCTCCTCGTTCATGCGGGACGCGCCCACGGACGACAGCAACTTCTTTGTGCAGGCGTTCGGCGGGGCGGTCAGGAAGAGCCCCCGCGGCGGCACGGCGTTCCCGCACCGCGACGCGCTCTTCTACTCCGAGCCCGGCGCCGGCTGGGGGACCCGCTCCGACCAGCCGGGCGTCTGCGACCCGCTCACCTCGCAGGCCCAGGCTTGGATCGCCGAATTCAGCCAGGCACTGCGCCCCTACGTAGACGGTGCCTACGTCAACGTGGCGAACATCGGCATGCAGGACTGGGAGACCGCCTACTGGGGATCGAACTTCGACCGACTGCGCACGATCAAGGCGGAGTACGACCCCCACAACGTCTTCAAGTACGAGCAGAGCATCCCCCCCGCATCCCGCTGA
- a CDS encoding TraR/DksA family transcriptional regulator produces the protein MGDASRYGHDVPGPSTFATARARLAADRADTLARAAALSRDFDGIVAANALVAIDDEHDPEGGTTAFERAHVAALMARAREHLEELDRALERLERGQYGRCEGCGGTIPPERLEIRPAATTCVRCARSDPRRPPRST, from the coding sequence ATGGGCGATGCATCCCGGTATGGCCATGACGTGCCCGGCCCGTCCACCTTCGCGACCGCCCGCGCACGTCTCGCGGCCGACCGCGCCGACACCCTCGCGCGGGCGGCCGCGCTGAGCCGCGACTTCGACGGGATCGTCGCGGCGAATGCCTTGGTCGCGATCGACGACGAGCACGACCCCGAGGGGGGCACCACCGCCTTCGAGCGGGCTCACGTGGCCGCCCTGATGGCGCGGGCGCGCGAGCACCTGGAAGAACTGGACCGGGCACTGGAACGACTCGAACGAGGACAGTACGGACGGTGCGAAGGCTGTGGCGGGACGATTCCGCCCGAACGCCTGGAGATCCGTCCGGCGGCGACCACCTGTGTCCGCTGCGCCCGGTCCGACCCGCGCCGGCCGCCGCGTTCCACTTGA
- a CDS encoding helix-turn-helix domain-containing protein, whose translation MAGSRSQQEFSDFLSALKQRSGLTYERIGQKANLSRSSVHRYCGGGGFPQEFGAAERIAKVCGASRDELNRLYRLWSRAGEIKNDPGDLTPGETGAFDPSASERKRAGIRVWYWVPVAGVLVAAIVAAWIVSGEQPAAVSAAISASSWAQAPTPVPAGFFGVTTNSSTGAMPTFQTGAVRLWDSRTRWANMQARRGEFDWSILDRLVAGAEQRALPVMFTMGGTPEWASPGGPRTAYDDGSRTSAPDDLADWDAFVRGVSERYRGRIEAYELWVLANDPRFYSGDVRTLVEMTRRASGIIKGVDPKATVVCPSMGQLWKAEGRAVLEQFAAMGGYDHCDAAGVKLYQRQASDPPETMVELAGEIDRAFHRAGVHPRLWSTGTTYDIALAAPLEPERASDYAVRFYLVGLYTQMRRMYFYNWGGTKIPIVLQPVGGSPTQAGLYVEELQRWLRGASITGCGMGSQAALPSNVWECRFVGADGKEALIRWAHDGTARTSAAGMSAVHSLDGTSIRVSVGDAITITGRPVLITSG comes from the coding sequence GTGGCTGGGTCCCGGAGCCAACAGGAATTCTCGGACTTCCTGAGTGCATTGAAGCAGCGCAGTGGTCTCACTTATGAGCGGATCGGACAGAAAGCGAATCTGAGCCGGTCGAGCGTTCATCGTTACTGTGGCGGCGGCGGATTCCCGCAGGAGTTCGGGGCGGCCGAGCGTATCGCCAAGGTGTGTGGCGCAAGCCGTGACGAGCTCAACAGGCTCTATCGGTTATGGTCGCGGGCCGGCGAGATCAAGAATGATCCCGGAGACTTGACGCCCGGTGAAACTGGAGCGTTCGATCCGTCCGCCAGCGAGAGAAAAAGAGCTGGAATTCGGGTGTGGTACTGGGTGCCGGTGGCTGGAGTTCTTGTGGCCGCGATCGTGGCCGCCTGGATCGTCAGCGGAGAGCAACCTGCCGCGGTCAGCGCGGCGATATCGGCTTCATCGTGGGCGCAGGCGCCGACTCCAGTGCCGGCGGGGTTCTTCGGGGTGACGACGAACAGCTCGACCGGGGCCATGCCGACGTTTCAGACCGGGGCAGTGCGGCTGTGGGACAGCCGAACCCGGTGGGCCAACATGCAGGCGCGGCGGGGTGAGTTCGACTGGTCGATCCTGGATCGGCTGGTGGCGGGGGCCGAACAACGGGCGCTGCCGGTGATGTTCACGATGGGGGGCACGCCGGAGTGGGCGAGCCCGGGTGGACCCAGGACTGCGTACGACGACGGGTCTCGTACCTCGGCGCCGGATGACCTGGCCGACTGGGACGCGTTCGTGCGGGGCGTGTCGGAGCGGTACCGGGGGCGGATCGAGGCGTACGAGTTGTGGGTGCTCGCCAATGATCCGAGGTTCTACAGCGGGGACGTGCGGACGCTGGTGGAGATGACCCGGCGGGCCAGCGGGATCATCAAGGGCGTTGACCCGAAGGCGACCGTGGTGTGTCCCTCGATGGGGCAGCTGTGGAAGGCGGAGGGACGGGCAGTGCTGGAGCAGTTCGCCGCGATGGGCGGGTACGACCACTGTGACGCGGCCGGGGTGAAGCTCTACCAGCGACAGGCGAGCGATCCACCGGAAACGATGGTGGAGCTGGCCGGCGAGATCGACCGGGCGTTCCATCGGGCCGGGGTGCACCCCAGGCTGTGGAGCACCGGAACCACCTACGACATTGCGCTGGCCGCTCCGTTGGAGCCTGAGCGGGCCAGCGACTACGCGGTGCGCTTCTACCTGGTCGGGCTGTACACGCAGATGCGACGGATGTATTTCTACAACTGGGGCGGCACCAAGATCCCGATCGTGTTGCAGCCGGTGGGTGGCAGCCCAACCCAAGCCGGCCTGTACGTAGAGGAGTTGCAGCGGTGGCTGCGAGGAGCCAGCATCACTGGCTGCGGGATGGGGTCGCAGGCCGCGTTGCCGTCGAACGTGTGGGAGTGCCGTTTCGTCGGAGCCGACGGCAAGGAGGCGCTGATCCGGTGGGCACACGACGGTACGGCCCGGACGTCGGCGGCCGGAATGAGTGCCGTACACAGCCTTGATGGCACGTCGATCCGGGTCTCGGTTGGGGACGCGATCACCATCACCGGACGGCCGGTGCTGATCACCAGCGGGTAG